A single Streptomyces sp. NBC_01381 DNA region contains:
- a CDS encoding EthD domain-containing protein: MIKLSIFLTRRADLSHEEFVEYWTQKHTPLLSSLPAGEVPVRRYVQLLPTDDEIPGITTAAYDGVAEVWVDDIADAARWFTSDTYTTTVAADEENFLDRSRTRFLYATESAIFG, from the coding sequence GTGATCAAGCTCAGCATCTTCCTGACCCGGCGGGCAGACCTCTCTCACGAGGAGTTCGTGGAGTACTGGACGCAGAAGCACACCCCGCTGCTCTCGAGCCTGCCCGCCGGAGAGGTCCCGGTCCGGCGCTACGTCCAACTCCTGCCCACCGACGACGAGATCCCCGGCATAACCACCGCCGCCTACGACGGCGTCGCCGAGGTGTGGGTCGACGACATCGCCGACGCCGCCCGCTGGTTCACCTCTGACACGTACACCACGACCGTCGCCGCGGACGAGGAGAACTTCCTCGACCGCTCCCGGACCCGTTTCCTCTACGCCACCGAGAGCGCGATCTTCGGCTGA
- a CDS encoding MarR family winged helix-turn-helix transcriptional regulator, translating to MDEPSPWLDAEQQKLWQDLLTVVIALPAALDRQLRRDAGITNFEYGVLARLSMAHQATMRFSELARDCDSTLPRLSKLMDRFEAREWIARRIDPSDGRYTLATLTDSGRQKLADSAPGHVAQVRRLVFDPLTAAQRRHFGAALSGVAETVRREAAGGPTG from the coding sequence ATGGACGAACCGTCACCGTGGCTCGACGCCGAGCAGCAGAAACTCTGGCAGGACCTTCTCACCGTCGTGATCGCACTGCCTGCGGCCCTGGACCGCCAGTTGCGGCGCGACGCGGGCATCACGAACTTCGAGTACGGCGTGCTCGCCCGACTGTCGATGGCGCATCAGGCCACCATGCGGTTCAGCGAATTGGCCCGGGACTGCGACAGCACTCTCCCGCGACTGTCAAAGCTGATGGACCGCTTCGAGGCGCGAGAGTGGATCGCTCGCCGAATCGACCCGAGCGACGGTCGCTACACCTTGGCCACGCTGACCGACAGCGGCCGGCAGAAGCTGGCCGACAGCGCGCCGGGGCATGTCGCGCAGGTGCGCCGACTCGTCTTCGACCCCCTGACCGCCGCACAGCGCCGCCACTTCGGCGCGGCACTCTCCGGCGTCGCCGAAACCGTACGCCGGGAGGCCGCCGGCGGCCCCACCGGGTGA
- the map gene encoding type I methionyl aminopeptidase, producing MIEILNPTLLARAKDTGALVADILQTLKGRSAVGTNLLDIDRWAEKMIVEAGAQSCYVDYAPSFGRGPFGHYICTAVNDAVLHGLPYDYALADGDLLTLDLAVSKGGVAADAAISFIVGDAKPPQSVALISTTERALAAGIAAAGPGARIGDISHAIGTVLGEAGYRINTEFGGHGIGSTMHQDPHVANTGRPGRGYKLRPGLLLALEPWVMADTAQLITDPDGWTLRSATGCRTAHSEHTIAITDDGAEILTLQQ from the coding sequence ATGATCGAGATCCTGAACCCCACCCTGCTGGCCCGGGCGAAAGACACCGGCGCCCTGGTCGCCGACATCCTGCAGACACTGAAGGGCCGAAGCGCGGTCGGCACGAACCTTCTGGACATCGACCGGTGGGCCGAGAAGATGATCGTCGAGGCTGGGGCGCAGTCCTGCTACGTCGACTACGCGCCGTCCTTCGGGCGCGGCCCGTTCGGCCACTACATCTGCACGGCCGTCAACGACGCCGTGCTCCACGGACTGCCGTACGACTACGCGCTTGCCGACGGCGATCTGCTGACCCTCGACCTCGCCGTCTCCAAGGGCGGAGTCGCAGCGGACGCCGCCATCAGCTTCATCGTGGGCGACGCGAAGCCGCCGCAGAGCGTCGCGTTGATCAGTACGACCGAGCGCGCGCTGGCCGCGGGGATCGCCGCCGCCGGGCCGGGGGCCCGCATCGGTGACATCTCCCATGCCATCGGCACGGTCCTCGGCGAGGCGGGGTACCGGATCAACACCGAGTTCGGAGGTCATGGCATCGGATCGACGATGCACCAGGACCCGCACGTCGCGAACACCGGGCGGCCCGGCCGCGGATACAAACTGCGCCCTGGGCTGCTCCTCGCCCTGGAGCCGTGGGTCATGGCGGACACCGCCCAGCTCATCACCGATCCCGACGGGTGGACACTCCGAAGCGCGACGGGCTGCCGGACGGCGCACAGCGAGCACACCATCGCCATCACCGACGACGGAGCCGAAATCCTCACCCTGCAGCAGTAG
- a CDS encoding type I polyketide synthase, which produces MTRDELIRPVPALLKEHAESAPRRVAYTDSRRSVTYSELERRTRALAGYVTRTGLRRGDRVAICLGNCVEMVESCLAVLRAGMVGVPLDPRSSDTELAHFLQDSGADFVIVDATRLAQLRRLGAPYDRLGVLVTGADPVPDGAPRFESAAESGSAAESVGAPESVGAAEIDLLGLDDPAWMLYTSGTTNRPKGVLSTQRAALWSVAACYAPIFGLASDDRLLWPLPLFHSFSHSLAILGVTAVGASARIADVLLPPDGLRQELHTAYEALGGPFTMLAGVPATYHRLVDSAGEAPQTLRVCVVAGAPSGPALRAAVEEATGAPLLDMYGSTETCGAITANRPQGSRVDGSCGLPVPGVDVRIVDPRSGEGVPDGAEGEVWVRGPNLMTGYHGQPGATASALRDGWYRTGDLGRRVEHGHLGLTGRVSELIIRGGENIHPTEVEQALLQCPGVSDAVVVGVPHAVLGEVPVAFVVPGPDGIDARQVLAGCRTRLADYKVPTEIHEIAAVPRTASGKTARHKLAAPAPPASVTVETALRARLLRLSRDEQERALRKTVLTETAEVCRCAPGQLPDTDGTFADLGMTSVGAVELVDRLGALTGLSLPATLVFDHPTPADVAGYLRVALFEGEPMEHPRPYGGQGRNHESSEDDPVVIVAMGCRYPGDVNSPDDLWELVAQGRDAISEFPADRGWDLDALYDPDPDRIGTSYTRHGGFLHGAAEFDAGLFGIAPREALAMDPQQRLLLETSWEVWERAGIDPASLRESDTGVFVGVMHGDYAARFTRPHELEAHLGLGSTGSVASGRISYVYGLRGPAITVDTACSSSLVALHWAAQALRSGECSMALAGGVTVMATPNPFLAFSRQRGLSPDGRCKSFSAAADGTGWAEGVGLVLLERLSDARRAGHPVLAVLRGSAVNSDGASNGLTAPHGPAQQRLIARALADAGLRADDVDAVEAHGTGTRLGDPIEAQAILATYGQGREQPLWLGSVKSNLGHTQAAAGVAGVIKMVQAMRHGELPGSLYADSPTPHVDWSAGRVELLTTARPWPASDRPRRAGVSAFGIGGTNAHVILEEPPRNEAAVRQETAAPVPAPIPAPWLLSAADEPALHAQARRLASELADRPDLLPADVAHSLAVSRSALTHRAMVPAGDRTQLVDALSALAQGRRPPGVVQGVANPGIRTAFLFTGQGAQRPRMGAELRVAFPVFAKAFDEVCHYLDDRLPQPLSAVLSAEPGSPQADLIHRTDFTQAGLFAFEVALFRLLQSWGVRPDRLVGHSVGELAAAHVAGVLDLPDAATLVAARGRLMQALPDGGAMVALDATEEEVLADMAEFGDQVAVASVNGPRSVVISGAESAVLAVAADLEERGRRAVRLRVSHAFHSPLVDPMLDKFLGVARTLTFRPPRIPVVSTVTGRVAEAAELCSPEYWARHARQPVRFADAIRRLADDGVSAYLELGPGPALTAAATDCLGDAFDGGSVLVAATGRDAYEPETLLSAVSRLHVAGADVDWAAVYAGSGARLVDLPTYAFQRRRYWLDAPRTAAVDAPALLGPAFPVPGTDRTVLTGLLSLVTHPWLADHRVAGRVIVPATVFVEMAVRAADEVGCEAVEELVMLSPLALSGSAGVRVQVVVGAVDDSGCRPVDVYSRPDGSDEFNGYGGSVGSGESVGSGESDRSDRSDRSDGFNGSDGFSESEGEGPWAHNVSGRLGSEPTAEHEHELTQWPPPGAEALDLTDAYAAVADAGLAYGPAFQGVGAVWRRGDDVFAEVRLPAAHIGEAGRFGLHPALFDAAAHACLFAAPAGTSTVRVPFAWSGVRLHASGATELRVQVVRTGADTVSLTLADPAGRLVASVDSLTTRELPAETTSQLPADRAEMTDDFAARALLRPEWVALELSGDADDRGWAVRGRDDLNLAGFLPTAAAHPEFVAVSAVSAAATGSDLLSAVHESTDRMLTTLQDWQGDPDAAGSRLVVVTRDATAPVPDLAGAAMWGLVRTAQAELPGRIVLVDVDGRPESLRLLPAAVATGEPQLRVRDGQVTVPRLAAVSNAAEDTVVATFGADGTVLITGGTGALSAEVARHLVAEHGVRHLLLTGRRGPKAPGAEQLRVDLEKLGAQVGIVACDAADRAALAGVFERCDPPLAAVVRAAGVLDDGVLDSLTPDRMAAALGPKADAAWHLHELTRGMGLSAFVVFSSVSGLLGRAGQGNYAAANAFLDALAHRRAAEGLPTLSLAWGPWEHSGGMAAGLVPDHSRQRPQPREVLVPLSTQRGLALFDAALRSTEPVLAPILLDRAALQASTEQQLPAPLRGFVHRKRPTAAPTTSGSGSGSGSEQAVEPRAWRNLLDQLPPDERESALVELLRADVAAVLGYPHADALPVGKSLAELGFDSLTAVQLRNRLSMALKVRLPVAVVFEHRTAEELTRHLLGMLDDEAVAAAAPEPPGAPETPGAERPTYTLSSLFRTVSAAGQPVAAMHLLVTASWALPTFTATQGHEHALPPRRRAHARRAPGGPTVVYFPAYHPSLAPDGGDFPRFHNALQNDQHDLGTLNILEFPHPGIGIGAGAAVPEDRAALARTQAESVLRHVGDGPFAIVGRSAGGNVAHLVAHHLEGMGRAPTGLVLLDTYHITPRNSGKDWLLSLAAPPPRETGGTDFADDDSTLAAVGAYNRIFLDWDPEPVATPTLLVRASLPTPAMTASADADDWRTSWPSAHEVVDVPGDHLTMMREHAETTVSAIRTWIQARTAKAAS; this is translated from the coding sequence ATGACGCGTGACGAGCTGATCCGGCCGGTTCCCGCACTGCTGAAGGAGCACGCCGAGTCGGCGCCCCGGCGTGTCGCGTACACCGACTCCCGGCGCAGCGTCACCTACTCCGAGCTGGAGCGGCGCACCCGCGCGCTGGCGGGGTACGTCACCCGTACCGGACTCCGCCGCGGTGACCGCGTCGCGATCTGCCTCGGCAACTGCGTCGAGATGGTGGAGAGTTGTCTCGCCGTCCTGCGGGCCGGGATGGTCGGCGTCCCGCTCGACCCGCGGTCCTCCGACACCGAGCTGGCTCACTTCCTTCAGGACAGCGGTGCCGACTTCGTCATCGTGGACGCCACGCGCCTCGCGCAACTCCGGCGCCTGGGAGCGCCGTACGACCGCTTGGGTGTGCTGGTCACGGGGGCGGATCCGGTGCCGGACGGCGCCCCGCGGTTCGAGAGCGCGGCCGAGAGTGGCAGTGCCGCCGAGAGTGTCGGTGCTCCCGAGAGTGTCGGTGCCGCCGAGATCGACCTGCTGGGGCTCGACGATCCGGCCTGGATGCTCTACACCTCCGGCACCACGAACCGGCCCAAGGGCGTGCTGTCCACGCAGCGGGCCGCGCTGTGGTCCGTGGCCGCCTGCTACGCCCCGATCTTCGGCCTCGCGTCCGACGACCGACTGCTCTGGCCCCTTCCGCTGTTCCACAGTTTCAGCCACTCGCTGGCGATCCTGGGCGTCACGGCCGTGGGCGCGAGCGCCCGAATCGCCGATGTGCTGCTGCCGCCGGACGGTCTGCGACAGGAGTTGCACACGGCGTACGAGGCGCTCGGTGGGCCCTTCACCATGCTGGCCGGCGTGCCCGCCACGTATCACCGGCTTGTCGATTCAGCCGGAGAGGCCCCGCAAACCCTCCGGGTGTGTGTCGTGGCCGGTGCACCGAGTGGTCCCGCTCTGCGCGCGGCCGTGGAGGAGGCCACGGGGGCACCCTTGCTCGACATGTACGGCAGCACCGAGACCTGCGGCGCCATCACGGCGAACCGTCCCCAAGGGTCCAGGGTCGACGGTTCCTGCGGGCTGCCCGTCCCGGGCGTGGACGTGCGCATCGTCGACCCGAGGAGCGGCGAGGGCGTCCCGGACGGAGCCGAGGGTGAGGTCTGGGTGCGCGGGCCGAACCTGATGACGGGGTACCACGGGCAGCCCGGGGCCACGGCCTCCGCACTGCGGGACGGCTGGTATCGCACCGGCGACCTCGGCCGCCGCGTCGAACACGGCCACCTCGGACTCACCGGCCGCGTCAGCGAGTTGATCATCCGCGGCGGCGAGAACATCCACCCGACCGAGGTCGAGCAAGCGCTGCTGCAGTGCCCCGGCGTGTCCGACGCCGTGGTGGTGGGGGTGCCGCACGCCGTGCTTGGCGAGGTGCCGGTCGCCTTCGTCGTACCGGGTCCGGACGGGATCGACGCACGGCAGGTACTCGCCGGGTGCCGTACCCGGCTCGCCGACTACAAAGTGCCGACCGAGATCCACGAGATCGCCGCCGTCCCGCGCACCGCGTCCGGCAAGACCGCCCGCCACAAGCTGGCCGCCCCTGCCCCGCCGGCCTCGGTCACGGTCGAAACCGCTCTGCGCGCGCGGCTCCTCCGTCTCTCGCGCGACGAGCAGGAACGCGCCCTGCGCAAGACCGTGCTCACCGAGACGGCCGAGGTCTGCCGCTGCGCGCCGGGCCAACTGCCCGACACGGACGGCACCTTCGCCGATCTCGGCATGACGTCCGTGGGCGCGGTCGAGCTGGTGGACCGGCTCGGTGCGCTGACCGGGCTGAGCCTGCCGGCGACGCTCGTCTTCGACCATCCGACGCCGGCCGACGTGGCCGGGTATCTGCGCGTCGCGCTCTTCGAGGGCGAGCCCATGGAGCACCCGCGGCCGTACGGCGGGCAGGGCCGGAACCACGAGTCCTCCGAGGACGATCCCGTCGTGATCGTCGCGATGGGCTGCCGGTATCCCGGTGACGTCAACTCACCCGATGACTTATGGGAGTTGGTCGCTCAGGGCAGGGACGCCATCTCCGAGTTCCCGGCCGACCGCGGCTGGGATCTGGACGCCCTGTACGACCCCGATCCCGACCGGATAGGCACCTCGTACACCCGGCATGGTGGATTCCTGCACGGGGCCGCGGAGTTCGACGCCGGTCTGTTCGGGATCGCACCGCGCGAGGCGCTCGCGATGGACCCGCAGCAGCGGCTGCTCCTGGAGACGTCCTGGGAGGTGTGGGAGCGCGCCGGGATCGACCCGGCGTCGCTGCGCGAGAGCGACACGGGGGTGTTCGTCGGCGTGATGCACGGCGACTACGCCGCCCGCTTCACCCGCCCCCACGAGCTGGAGGCGCACCTGGGCCTGGGCTCGACCGGCAGCGTGGCCTCCGGGCGGATCTCGTACGTGTACGGTCTGCGCGGTCCCGCGATCACGGTCGACACCGCATGCTCCTCCTCGCTGGTGGCGCTGCACTGGGCGGCGCAGGCGCTGCGTTCGGGCGAGTGCTCGATGGCGCTGGCCGGCGGGGTCACGGTCATGGCGACGCCCAACCCCTTCCTCGCCTTCAGCCGCCAGCGCGGCCTTTCGCCGGACGGTCGCTGCAAGTCGTTCTCGGCGGCTGCCGACGGCACGGGCTGGGCGGAGGGTGTGGGACTCGTCCTCTTGGAGCGGTTGTCCGACGCGCGGCGGGCCGGTCATCCGGTCCTTGCCGTGCTCCGCGGCTCCGCCGTCAACTCCGACGGCGCGTCCAACGGGCTCACCGCGCCCCACGGTCCCGCACAGCAGCGGCTGATCGCGCGAGCACTCGCGGACGCGGGGCTGCGCGCCGACGACGTGGACGCGGTGGAGGCCCACGGCACGGGCACCCGGCTCGGGGACCCCATCGAGGCGCAGGCCATTCTGGCGACGTACGGACAAGGCCGCGAGCAGCCGCTGTGGCTCGGATCGGTCAAGTCCAACCTCGGGCACACACAGGCGGCCGCCGGAGTCGCCGGCGTCATCAAGATGGTGCAGGCGATGCGGCACGGCGAGCTGCCGGGGAGCTTGTACGCCGACTCGCCGACACCGCACGTGGACTGGAGCGCGGGCCGGGTGGAGCTCCTGACGACCGCCCGCCCCTGGCCCGCCTCGGACCGGCCGCGGCGTGCGGGGGTCTCGGCCTTCGGGATCGGCGGGACCAACGCGCATGTGATCCTGGAAGAGCCGCCGCGGAACGAGGCGGCGGTCCGCCAGGAGACAGCCGCACCGGTGCCGGCTCCGATCCCCGCTCCCTGGCTGCTTTCCGCCGCCGATGAACCTGCCCTCCACGCCCAGGCGCGGCGGCTGGCGTCCGAACTGGCGGACCGGCCGGACCTGTTGCCCGCCGATGTCGCCCACTCGCTGGCCGTCTCGCGCTCCGCACTCACTCATCGGGCGATGGTGCCGGCCGGTGACCGGACACAGCTCGTGGACGCGCTGAGCGCACTCGCGCAGGGGCGGCGCCCGCCGGGAGTCGTACAAGGCGTGGCGAACCCGGGGATCCGTACGGCCTTCCTGTTCACCGGACAAGGGGCCCAGCGCCCCCGGATGGGCGCCGAACTGCGGGTCGCCTTCCCGGTGTTCGCCAAAGCCTTCGACGAGGTCTGCCACTACCTGGACGACCGTCTCCCCCAGCCGCTCAGCGCGGTGCTGTCCGCCGAACCGGGCTCGCCCCAGGCGGACCTCATCCACCGTACGGACTTCACCCAGGCCGGACTCTTCGCCTTCGAGGTGGCGCTGTTCCGGCTGCTTCAGTCGTGGGGCGTGCGACCCGACCGCCTCGTGGGCCATTCCGTGGGCGAGTTGGCGGCGGCGCACGTCGCCGGCGTACTCGATCTGCCCGACGCCGCGACGCTCGTCGCCGCTCGTGGCCGCCTGATGCAGGCGCTGCCCGACGGCGGCGCGATGGTGGCGCTCGACGCGACCGAGGAGGAAGTCCTCGCGGATATGGCTGAGTTCGGGGATCAGGTGGCCGTCGCATCGGTCAACGGGCCTCGTTCGGTGGTGATCTCGGGAGCGGAAAGCGCGGTGCTGGCGGTCGCGGCCGACCTCGAGGAGCGCGGCCGCAGGGCCGTACGTCTGCGGGTGAGTCACGCCTTCCACTCACCCCTGGTGGATCCGATGCTCGACAAATTCCTGGGCGTCGCCCGGACGTTGACCTTCCGGCCACCGCGCATCCCGGTCGTCTCCACCGTGACGGGCCGGGTCGCAGAGGCCGCGGAGCTGTGCTCGCCCGAGTACTGGGCGCGGCATGCACGGCAGCCCGTGCGCTTCGCCGACGCCATACGCAGGCTCGCGGACGACGGAGTCTCGGCGTACCTGGAGCTCGGCCCCGGCCCCGCCCTCACCGCGGCGGCCACCGATTGTCTGGGCGATGCGTTCGATGGCGGCTCCGTGCTCGTCGCGGCCACCGGCCGCGATGCGTACGAACCGGAGACGCTCCTGTCAGCGGTGTCGCGGCTGCATGTGGCCGGGGCGGATGTCGACTGGGCGGCGGTGTACGCGGGCTCCGGCGCGCGGCTCGTGGACCTGCCGACGTACGCCTTCCAACGCCGACGGTACTGGCTGGACGCGCCGCGGACGGCCGCCGTCGACGCTCCGGCGCTGCTGGGCCCCGCCTTTCCGGTGCCGGGCACGGACCGGACCGTACTGACCGGCCTTCTGTCCCTCGTGACGCACCCGTGGCTCGCCGACCATCGCGTCGCCGGGAGGGTGATCGTGCCGGCCACGGTCTTCGTGGAGATGGCCGTGCGGGCAGCCGACGAGGTGGGCTGCGAGGCGGTCGAAGAGCTCGTGATGCTGTCGCCACTCGCCCTGTCCGGTTCGGCGGGGGTGCGTGTCCAGGTCGTGGTGGGCGCGGTGGACGACTCAGGTTGTCGGCCGGTCGACGTCTACTCGCGGCCGGATGGGTCCGACGAGTTCAATGGTTACGGTGGGTCCGTCGGGTCCGGTGAGTCCGTCGGGTCCGGCGAGTCCGACAGGTCCGACAGGTCCGACAGGTCCGACGGGTTCAACGGGTCCGACGGGTTCAGCGAGTCGGAAGGCGAAGGCCCTTGGGCCCACAACGTCTCCGGTCGGCTGGGCAGTGAGCCTACGGCGGAGCACGAGCACGAGCTGACCCAATGGCCTCCCCCTGGCGCCGAGGCACTCGATCTCACCGACGCGTACGCCGCGGTCGCCGATGCCGGACTCGCCTACGGGCCTGCTTTCCAGGGGGTCGGCGCGGTCTGGCGGCGCGGCGACGACGTCTTCGCGGAGGTCCGGCTGCCCGCGGCGCACATCGGGGAAGCGGGCCGCTTCGGGCTGCACCCGGCGCTGTTCGACGCCGCGGCGCACGCGTGTCTGTTCGCCGCACCCGCCGGCACGAGCACGGTGCGGGTGCCTTTCGCGTGGAGCGGGGTGCGCCTGCACGCCTCGGGAGCCACGGAACTGCGAGTCCAGGTGGTTCGGACCGGCGCAGACACGGTCTCACTCACGCTCGCCGACCCGGCCGGGCGACTCGTGGCCTCCGTGGACTCCCTGACCACGAGGGAACTCCCGGCCGAGACCACGAGTCAACTCCCCGCCGACCGGGCCGAGATGACGGACGATTTCGCGGCAAGGGCTCTGCTGCGCCCCGAATGGGTCGCTCTCGAACTCTCCGGTGACGCCGATGACCGCGGATGGGCGGTACGGGGCCGGGACGACTTGAACCTCGCCGGGTTCCTGCCCACCGCCGCCGCACACCCGGAGTTCGTAGCCGTCAGCGCCGTCTCCGCCGCCGCGACCGGGTCCGACCTGCTGTCGGCCGTACACGAGTCGACCGACCGCATGCTCACGACACTGCAGGACTGGCAGGGCGATCCGGACGCGGCAGGCTCACGGCTGGTGGTGGTGACGCGCGATGCCACTGCCCCGGTGCCGGACCTGGCGGGTGCGGCGATGTGGGGACTGGTGCGTACGGCCCAGGCGGAACTGCCCGGTCGCATCGTCCTGGTGGATGTGGACGGGCGTCCCGAGTCACTGCGGCTGCTGCCCGCGGCCGTCGCCACCGGTGAGCCGCAACTCCGGGTACGGGACGGGCAGGTGACGGTTCCGCGACTGGCCGCGGTCAGTAATGCTGCCGAAGACACCGTGGTGGCCACCTTCGGTGCGGACGGCACGGTATTGATCACCGGAGGAACCGGCGCGCTGAGTGCGGAGGTGGCGCGTCATCTTGTCGCGGAACACGGCGTACGGCATCTGCTGCTGACCGGACGCCGTGGGCCGAAGGCGCCCGGAGCCGAGCAACTGCGCGTCGATCTGGAGAAGTTGGGGGCGCAAGTCGGCATCGTCGCCTGTGACGCGGCCGATCGTGCCGCGCTGGCCGGGGTCTTCGAGCGCTGCGATCCGCCGCTGGCGGCTGTGGTGCGCGCCGCCGGGGTCCTAGACGACGGCGTGCTGGACTCGCTGACCCCCGATCGGATGGCGGCCGCGCTGGGGCCCAAGGCCGACGCAGCCTGGCATCTGCACGAACTGACCCGGGGCATGGGCCTTTCGGCGTTCGTCGTGTTCTCCTCCGTCTCCGGTCTGCTCGGCCGGGCGGGCCAGGGCAACTACGCGGCCGCGAACGCCTTCCTGGACGCCCTCGCCCACCGCCGCGCCGCCGAAGGACTGCCGACGCTCTCGCTGGCATGGGGCCCGTGGGAGCACTCCGGCGGCATGGCGGCGGGGCTGGTTCCCGACCACTCCCGACAACGTCCACAGCCACGTGAAGTGCTCGTGCCGCTGTCGACTCAGCGGGGCCTCGCCTTGTTCGACGCCGCGTTGCGCTCGACGGAGCCGGTACTCGCGCCGATACTCCTCGACCGAGCCGCGCTCCAGGCAAGTACGGAGCAGCAACTCCCGGCGCCGCTACGGGGATTCGTCCACCGGAAGCGGCCGACCGCGGCCCCGACGACCTCGGGCTCCGGCTCCGGCTCCGGCTCCGAGCAGGCCGTTGAGCCGAGAGCTTGGCGGAATCTCCTGGACCAGCTGCCCCCGGACGAACGGGAGTCGGCGCTTGTGGAACTGCTGCGGGCCGACGTGGCCGCGGTGCTCGGGTACCCGCACGCCGACGCACTGCCGGTCGGCAAGTCCCTCGCCGAGCTGGGGTTCGACTCCCTGACCGCCGTACAGCTCCGCAACCGGCTGAGCATGGCGCTCAAGGTCCGACTGCCGGTGGCAGTGGTGTTCGAGCACCGCACCGCCGAGGAACTGACACGCCACCTGCTCGGCATGCTGGACGACGAAGCAGTTGCCGCAGCCGCCCCTGAGCCCCCTGGGGCGCCCGAAACCCCCGGGGCCGAGCGCCCCACGTACACCCTCTCCTCTCTCTTCCGGACGGTCAGCGCCGCCGGGCAACCGGTGGCGGCGATGCACCTGCTCGTCACCGCCTCCTGGGCGCTGCCCACCTTCACGGCCACCCAAGGCCACGAGCACGCCCTGCCACCGCGCCGCCGCGCCCACGCACGCCGCGCCCCCGGAGGGCCGACCGTCGTCTACTTCCCGGCCTACCATCCGTCGCTCGCACCGGACGGCGGAGACTTCCCCCGCTTCCACAACGCACTCCAGAACGACCAGCACGACCTGGGCACCCTGAACATCCTGGAGTTCCCACATCCCGGCATCGGCATCGGCGCCGGTGCCGCGGTGCCGGAGGACCGCGCCGCCCTGGCGCGCACCCAGGCCGAGAGCGTGCTGCGGCATGTCGGTGACGGGCCCTTCGCGATCGTGGGTCGCTCGGCGGGCGGCAATGTGGCGCACCTGGTGGCCCACCACCTGGAAGGCATGGGCCGGGCACCGACCGGCCTCGTACTCCTTGACACGTACCACATCACCCCACGCAACAGCGGCAAGGACTGGCTGCTGTCCCTGGCCGCCCCACCGCCGCGCGAGACCGGAGGGACCGACTTCGCCGACGACGACAGCACCCTGGCCGCGGTGGGCGCCTACAACCGGATCTTCCTCGACTGGGATCCCGAGCCCGTCGCCACGCCCACCCTCCTGGTCCGCGCCTCGCTCCCCACGCCCGCCATGACGGCCTCCGCGGACGCCGACGACTGGCGGACGTCCTGGCCGTCGGCGCACGAGGTCGTGGACGTCCCCGGCGATCACCTGACGATGATGCGGGAGCACGCGGAAACCACCGTGTCCGCGATCCGCACGTGGATCCAGGCGCGCACGGCGAAGGCGGCCTCCTGA
- a CDS encoding DUF2461 family protein — MRCRADRERLVRQPMIALLNEVADADPRYEDFSVWHYRTDSWWWQHQSAVIRLGRKIEINLRFSLDGLRIQGAWWYPDPGQVDLFRKAVASEGSGRELSAIVEDVRKKGYDISGDVMKRPPRGYPTDHSRTNLLRHRSLIAARPLGCEECLHTPETVGRVLSAAADLDALLTWLVRHVKHAA, encoded by the coding sequence TTGCGCTGTCGCGCGGACCGCGAACGCCTGGTCCGGCAGCCGATGATCGCCCTGCTCAACGAGGTCGCGGACGCCGACCCCCGGTACGAGGACTTCTCCGTCTGGCACTACCGCACCGACTCCTGGTGGTGGCAGCACCAGAGCGCGGTGATCCGGCTCGGCCGCAAGATCGAGATCAATCTCCGGTTCTCCCTGGACGGCCTGCGGATCCAGGGCGCCTGGTGGTACCCCGATCCCGGCCAGGTGGACCTGTTCCGCAAAGCCGTGGCCTCCGAGGGGAGCGGCCGCGAACTGTCCGCCATCGTCGAGGACGTACGGAAGAAGGGCTACGACATCTCCGGGGACGTGATGAAACGCCCCCCGCGCGGCTATCCGACGGACCACTCCCGTACGAACCTGCTGCGCCACCGTTCGCTGATCGCCGCCCGTCCCCTCGGCTGCGAGGAGTGCCTGCACACCCCCGAGACGGTCGGCCGGGTCCTCTCGGCCGCCGCCGACCTGGACGCCCTGCTGACCTGGCTGGTCCGCCACGTGAAGCACGCCGCCTGA
- a CDS encoding winged helix-turn-helix domain-containing protein: MAEKPAREPTGDELLKALSALSNPHRMRIVAALTERRNYVSALAREIGMGRPLLHMHLKLLEGAGLIVGSLETSEDGKTMKYFEVAPFLYELTPQLVARATRTLTDTRPEETTARTPAEPTKEEAK; this comes from the coding sequence ATGGCCGAGAAGCCGGCTCGGGAGCCGACGGGTGACGAGCTGCTGAAGGCGCTCAGCGCGCTGAGCAATCCGCACCGCATGCGGATCGTTGCGGCGCTCACCGAGCGCCGCAACTACGTCAGCGCGCTGGCCCGCGAGATCGGCATGGGCCGCCCGCTGCTGCACATGCACCTGAAACTCCTCGAGGGTGCGGGCCTGATCGTCGGCTCGCTGGAGACGAGTGAGGACGGCAAGACCATGAAGTACTTCGAAGTGGCGCCCTTTCTCTACGAGTTGACGCCACAGCTGGTGGCGCGGGCGACCCGGACCCTCACCGACACCCGCCCCGAAGAGACCACCGCACGCACACCTGCGGAACCCACGAAAGAGGAAGCGAAGTGA